TTGAGCAATTAGCTAGCCTTTTACTCTGAATCGCGGAGTAGAATTTAGATGTGCAAAGATAAGTTATAAGCACAAATGGTAGGGCAATAGGAGTTTCATCTCTAGGATATCAATTGATGTAAAAATGGTGATGTTAATAAGAAAACATTGAGggaattgtgttgacattgttcCGGGAGCTGGTTTTGTTGTAATTTGTGCTATCATAGTGGctgggagtagtatattttagaTGAGCAAGTGTGTTAGGATATGCTCGGCATGATTGTGAAAGAGTGAACATGTATCTTGATAGTTTAGATTATGGACAATGATTTAGTTGAAGAATGTGAGTGATTATGCTTGTAAGTTTGCTCTTCTGTCCTGGATGTGTAATGGTATGAGAGAACTGGGATGAAAATGAAGTTAATGCAATTGAGATGGTTATGTATTGACATGGGTATGGAAATCTCGGGTAAACTGTGCTAAAAACAAGAATGCTGTAATTGGATATGATGTTTAGTTGGACGAGAGTTATGCGAATCTACTGACTTCTTTATGTTTCTACTTTCTAAAATGTTGTGGAATCACCGTCAATTGCAAATTTGGACCAATTATCTCTTGAAAGAACTGCAACATTATATTTGTGGTATCTTCACATAATATAAGTAAATGAGTGGTTTGATGACTTATACTTCTATGATGTGCTGATTCCAAAATTAAACAAGCAGGCATACAATGAAGACGAACCTAGTTCAGAGAGAGCAGCAAGTAACAAGCCTCGACCCGATATGAAGTCGCTCATGCAGTTGTACAAGGAAGCTATTGCATATGGAGATGTGCGGGCCATATATGAGATAGAAAATATTCTGTTTAGAATAGATAAAGAGAAAATTGAGCTGGTTGATAAGGTTGAAGCTTTGTCTGCGGAGGTATCTACAGGGAAGGAAAAAATTCTACGATTGCAGGCTGATTTTGACAATTATAGGAAAAGATCGGAAAAGGAAAGAGCATCAGTTAGGAGTGATGCCCAAGGAGAGGTGATAGAAAGCCTCTTGCCAATGGTTGACAGTTTTGAGAGAGCCAAGCAACAGTTGAAGATAGAGactgagatggagaagaaaattGACACAAGTTATCAAGGTATATACAAGCAGTTTGTAGAGATCATGAGAAGCTTGCGTGTTGCAGCTGTCCCTACTGTGGGAAAGCCATTTGATCCTTCGGTAAGAGAActctttcactctctctctggTTTTCTCTTTTTCTCCTTTGGTTAATCAATAGTTCATCTTTTAATGCTGTTCGTGACTGCAACAATGACTCTTTAACTAAGTGTGCATAAGAGTAGAAATACTACGTTTTTTTAAAAACGGATAGGGAGTAACCTTGGACCTCAAACTAGTTTAGCTCTATCCCCCGACACCAAAAGACGTGCTCCGACATGAATTTGCCACTTTGTTGTTTGCTCACAGACCAACTTTCTGGTTCCACAACAATATCATCCTTGAAATATCAAAGTTGTAATGCAGCAACTCTATATTCTTGTATCTCAATACTTTTCGATTGCTACAAGAGAGATGTATGATGCAGGGATATGAACTATGAATATGTACGCACGTTTGCTATTTGATTTTAGTCATGCGTTTATATGATTCTATAAACTATGCTTTTATGTGTTTAGTGGTGTATGACATCTTGTTTCCCATGTACAAAATGACATAGTGTGATCTCAACTGTGTGACACAGATGCACGAGGCTATTGCACGTGAGGAGTCGCATGAGTTCAAGGAAGGGATCGTCACTCAAGAATTTCGCAGAGGCTTCTCTATAGGAGATCGGCTGATAAGGCCGGCCATGGTTAAGGTCTCAACCGGACCCGGCAGGAAAAAACCTCTTTCCGAGCAGCAGCCTTCAGTTGCTAGAGTTGACAACCGATAGTTTAAAGAATAATCATCAGAAGCATTCTCTTTAGATTCTAAGAAAATTTCAAACTTAATTGAGGATCAACCTTGTTCACTCTTCATCTAGGGAAGAAGAAACAATGATCAAGAACTTCACCATGAAATGAAAACGGGTAAACGAACAACCGGTGAATGCTATGCTGCAGGGTTTAAACGACAATAGTCATCGTCTAATTCGGCTTGATATGCTTGCTTGAGATGCTTGAGATGCTTGAGAATTCGTCATTGGATTAATTGGAACAAATGTATGTTATACTTGATTTGGGAAAACAAAGCAGCATTCCAACATCATAATACAAATGAGACAAGATTCATCTTTTTTACAGTTATGTCAATCAAAGATTGTGATACCATATAGCAATACTTGAGTAAATGTTAAtaattctctctcctctctttcTCATTGGCAGTCCATAAACACTAACATCCAACATCCAGTATTCTTGATGCTGGGTTCATTTGTGCAAGACACTTTTCTTTGGTTGCTTCGTCTTCTTCTGATAATGGTGCTGCAACCAAAAAGGTAAAACGAAAATGAATAATCAGGGCAAAATCCATAACTGTTATAAACACCACTAGCAATTAGTGACTAACCTTCTGTCTTCCCAAAGCTTCAGTATCAGTCCTTTCGGTCCACGTGCTCTTCCTAAGCTTGATCGGGCGGTTTCCGACATATTTTCCTGAATCATAAATATGACATCTtaatattcataagttgagTAGTTTCACTATGGTGCAGAGATCACTTCGTGATTCTTAGATTGAGCCTAGCTAAAAATATCACAACTTACCGTTCATTTCTTTCAGCGCTCCCACAAGATCGCTTGGATTAGCAAAACTGATGAATCCATAGCCCTTTGTCTTCCCAGTACGCTTATCTCTAACAACCTGATCAAGATTAGCCGCCATTATTTACAGTTTCCCCACATGTCACTATAAATTTGGGCCCATATATACAGAATAAATATAAGAAAGCACATGAGAAGACAGTGCAAAAATTGGAAAGAAAGGGGCAATTTCACACCCAAGGTAATGAAGGTATGCAATACGAATCAATATGTAATTACACATTCAGATGAACAGATAGGCTTTTGCATTTTAAAGAGTTGGCAACATAATCTGCAAGCACTAAATTCTAcagtctttatttattttttgttcttGATTCTCTGAAAAGCTAAGATGAAGGCATATGGCTAGTAATCATAGTAATGAGAACAAAAGGAAAAGTTTAGATCTGAAGCATAGAGGTGTAACCGCATGCATGGGCAAACACAAACTACACATCAAAAGGTAGCAAACCAATGCAAAGATAAAGTTACCTTCCCATCACATGTCAGAAGTAAATTAACACGCTGACACTCATATCTTAGTAAACCAGCAGTTCATGATATATCCAACATGCATACCAAATAAGTATAAGATATCAGCCACAAGCCCCAATGacaataaatataattacaCAATCTCAGTCTGACTATAAGATTCTATTGCAATAAGCACTTATCAAATGCCTACAACGGTCTCATCTCATGCGTTTAAGCCTGATAATTTTCTCTTATCCTAGAAGGGGTCTAATTATTAAGTATAAGGAGATTGGAATTTGGATGCAGTTATCAAATGCACTTTACATTCTTTATCCCCTGCAAACCATTTGAATCATTCAATTCTAGACTTTCAATTTTTCAACTTCTCGAAACCATTATTCTACTACCTTACAACACTTTCGAACAGATCATAAACCCTGAGTGCGTTGAAAACAAAGCTTGACAACTTTTAGAGGGTAGAAAAGGATAATTTCTGCAACCACATAACTAAATGAAGTTGCAGTCAAACAACATTCTACCTATCATACACTTGTACATAACTTATGTAATTGCCATCAGTTATCAGGTCTATAAATGCTCCTGCTATTTCTCTAGTCAAAGAGAGATTGAAGATTAAAGTTAGATAATAGTGCAGATGTGAGTATTAAATTAGCTTCATGAATCATGAAGAGCACATCATGTTGAAACCAAAAAAAGGAATCTACCTTCATGAAATAAGATTTTCAGTTGATGGCCTCATGCACTTCAAATTGACATCTGAAGAGATCATGCAAATGCTCATGTATACCATTCAAAATATGTAAGACGGAGAGAACCGATTAAATTATGCACCCCTAACAGAAAAGGCCTCAATAAGCTTGAGAAGATCTTACCCTTGCCATGTTAAAAGAAGGAAACCTTGCAAAAGCCTTTGACAGCACATCATCATTCACCTCATTTCCAAGATCACCACAAAATAGACGATAGTCATCTGCAAGATGTTAAGATATCAATAAATGGAAAAAAGACAATGTTTCAGCAAGATCAACTGATAATCATCAACACATGAAACAACACAATGAGATAACATGAAGCTGGTCTGTTTCAACAGATATAGATGATGTCCAAGCTGGCAACAGGGCAACCATGATTAGCTTAGCTTGCATGAGTACAGCACAGATCAACCATTAGAGCATATTATGTGGAATATTGAAAATACTTAAGAAGCCGTTGCATGCAAGTGTGTACTAGAGTCAGAGAGTTAAAATTCATGGTATACAGAATCCAATGTAGATAGCCAAAGTTCTAGATTATAATGCATGTGTTGTGAATGGATGACATAAAGAAAAAATGGGAATGCTAAAGCAAAACACAGAACAAAATGTCTCAGGATCAACAAATACAGCATCTAACCACCACTGTTGGGCAACATAGTCATCATAAAACTTTAAGATCAGGGCAGTATACTAGCATACTGGGAGTTGTCTATGGAAAAGCAAAAGAAGACCCCTTCTCAAATTAGTAATGAGGATAGTATATAAACAAAGAGAGCAATAAACTCATACTTTCAGGCCACTCTGCAAGAGTAGGATCCTCCCAGCTCTGCCCTGCCGCTTTCCTAGGAATCGCCTTCTTCTTGGTCTCTGCTTTATGCTCAATATCACTGTTAGCAAGTGCGGCTTTCACACTCTCAAGAGCTTCTGGTGTTATTGTCTGTGCATCTCTCTGAAACAACTGTTGGGCCTGTCCAGATTAAAACCTGCTGTTAGTGATGAAATATAATCAATAGACCTAAACATCATCACATATTATAACTTGCTAGAAAAACATCACAAATCAATCGTTTTTACCTTCCAGTGAACAAATTtggcatcaattaattaatagaaGCCGATACAAGGTGATGATCATGCATGAATTCTTACTAAACTTCTCTAATTTTCTGTGTGAATTCTCACTTAATAGGCTAATATCATCACATAGTATTACGTGCTAGAAAAACATCACAAAGCAATAGCTTTTTAACTTTTCAGTGAATGAACTTGACATCAATTAATATATAGAAGATGATACAAGGTGATGATCAGTCATGTATGAATTCTCACTATATGacttttctaattttctttatGAATTCCTAACTTAATAGTAGAACCTATCTTACGTATACATTAGAAACACAAGCTACGGAAATTAATGGATCAATGAGATGTAAACATTACCTGCTGATATTGCGGCAAGGCGTAAACGGTGGGTTGCGCGGGGTATACGGGAGGCGGAGGGGCGGCGCCGATGTAAGGAGCAGGGGGCGGGGGAGGCGTTTGTTGGAGGTGAAATGGCGTCGGAAAATAGGGCGTGGTGGCAGCGGAGTAGGTGTATTGGCTGGACGACGAAGTGGCGGCCGCGGAGGTTGAATGGAAGTTCGacataaaaccctaatttgacGACGGAAACGACGGCGTTACGGCGGTGCGTTGATCGGAAGAATTGCGATTTGGGGATTGCAAAATTCGGAATTTGTGAAAATTGTTATGAAATTTATCGACTAGATTTGACCTATATCTAAAATCGCCGAGCCATCAATActggttttattattttattttagtaccGATCGAACTTTTTTTAAGGGACTTTCTAAATTTAAATCTAGATATGTATATTAATTactttattattatcattattagaATATTTTATAGACAATAATACAAGTCttttaaatcatgaagtttggtcattgtaaaattaaattattaaatcatgcaatttcaaattttctcaATTGTCCCATTTACATacaaaatgacatttttaaACGATTTTCAAAATTACATACtgtatttcattaaaataagtattttttaaaaattttcacatcTATTTTTCTTTACCTGTTTTGAAGAAAAAATGCTGTTTTAAACATcatgaaaagaaaatattttgtatataaaaaatgTCATCTCTAATAAAAAGTgtagaattttaattaaaaatatgaggGTCGTTTAACTTGCAACCGTTTGAAAGATGAGAGCTTCAAGCTCAATCGACTATGATTCTTCTAGTCATGTATCTTGACTCCCTCTGTGCCCGAACAAGAGTCCAACTTTTTTATCGACTCAtctcatttttataaattagttttatatatACTATTAGCAATTGTATTACCATTATTTGCCTACAAGAATACAACATgctacaaaaattttaaaaactcatgctacaataatttaaaaactcAACTCGATTAAATTCACAATGAAACAAGTCCAAACCTTCTTATTATATAGCACACATAAGTTATATAATATGATCGATTTACAACCACCAATAATAAATAGCTTAATGTACAAATTATTACTGTCACAGCATCAAACACTCATTCTTCTACTCCTGATTGAGCACTTCCCAGCATCAGCCAGTTTGGAGTTGAGAGCTTAGATCAATTCGCGTCCGAAACAAGAATTCTTCGGCTACTCTGCAATTCCAAAACGTAGAAATCAATTAGGTGCCTCGAAAACCCTAAGCACTAAGTTGGTAACTACATCAAAAAATGCTTGTGAAAGGGCAACAATTGTTGTACAGTACTATATATAGCGTGCAGAAAGTTGTTATTTTCTCGCTGAAATCCTTATGCGAACGACAAAACACGGTTGCTTACTATAGCTGATTTTCTATAGACTACTGATTTTTGAGTTATTTAGGATTTCAAACACTTGA
This sequence is a window from Salvia splendens isolate huo1 chromosome 5, SspV2, whole genome shotgun sequence. Protein-coding genes within it:
- the LOC121803613 gene encoding RNA-binding protein 42-like, with protein sequence MSNFHSTSAAATSSSSQYTYSAATTPYFPTPFHLQQTPPPPPAPYIGAAPPPPVYPAQPTVYALPQYQQAQQLFQRDAQTITPEALESVKAALANSDIEHKAETKKKAIPRKAAGQSWEDPTLAEWPENDYRLFCGDLGNEVNDDVLSKAFARFPSFNMARVVRDKRTGKTKGYGFISFANPSDLVGALKEMNGKYVGNRPIKLRKSTWTERTDTEALGRQKHHYQKKTKQPKKSVLHK
- the LOC121803612 gene encoding protein GrpE-like, which codes for MAASASLSSLFSLYSHRSVSCPSPSSKTSYNLLLQPTTTPALKACSQLGNPRFGNKGFRKETRSSLNPDSEAYNEDEPSSERAASNKPRPDMKSLMQLYKEAIAYGDVRAIYEIENILFRIDKEKIELVDKVEALSAEVSTGKEKILRLQADFDNYRKRSEKERASVRSDAQGEVIESLLPMVDSFERAKQQLKIETEMEKKIDTSYQGIYKQFVEIMRSLRVAAVPTVGKPFDPSMHEAIAREESHEFKEGIVTQEFRRGFSIGDRLIRPAMVKVSTGPGRKKPLSEQQPSVARVDNR